From bacterium:
CCCGGTGATGTGATCGTCACCGGTTCTGCAGAAGGCGCAGGTGGCTTGATGAAACCACCCCACTTCCTGAAGGCCGGAGATGTGATCGAGGTCGAAGTGAGCGGCATTGGAATGTTGACCAATAGCGTGGTGGAACAGGTCCTGGATTGAGATCACTTCTGAGCTAATCAGCCCCGTCGGGAGGCGAACCGACCCGTCGCCGAGAGGCGAACCGACCGACGGCACCGACTCAGCAGCCGTCGTGCCCGCTGCTGTACACTCGTCCCTGCCAGACAGAGTTCACTGCGGCAGGAGGCGAGCGATGACGAGCAAGACATCGGATGGACGCGAGAAGTTTGATGCGATCGTAATCGGATCGGGCCTCGGAGGCCTGGTCACAGCGGCCTATCTGTGCGCCAAGGGGACCCGGACGCTGGTCCTGGAGGCTCACTACATTGCCGGCGGGAACAGTCAGGTGTTCCGGCGCAAAGACAAGGGCAAGGAATTCGAATTCGACGTCGGCATCCACTACATCGGAGAGTGCGGTC
This genomic window contains:
- a CDS encoding fumarylacetoacetate hydrolase family protein; the protein is PGDVIVTGSAEGAGGLMKPPHFLKAGDVIEVEVSGIGMLTNSVVEQVLD